The Mytilus galloprovincialis chromosome 7, xbMytGall1.hap1.1, whole genome shotgun sequence genome has a window encoding:
- the LOC143083733 gene encoding uncharacterized protein LOC143083733 codes for MAVSTLRLTVEEKNYWKFCMLNVRVVPDALRNYFDGLIPPTSLATTINQNSSTISYLVTRKVINAAQLNILQRIPGTIWPLKSTRVLIGTTATSSADFDVSLLVCLLRNIPLPGIYPPTSGWDNLPNPHDISPGAHLARIKYYRNELAHATENNLNILDFQDRWATVTEAIKFCNGGHNPNGITDILHGDLDGSQNGVIVASLSTQIEAIRRDLTLVEGEKIKMENELKRTEFQLENMCSDFHFYKDGHIAKNISDNIQDLTNKWKKDDQPFFVTRAAKHVFDKLETVNIVVIIGQSGSGKSATARNVALKWESQGYDVVPVESVEKNYRI; via the exons ATGGCAGTGTCGACACTGAGACTTACTGTAGAAGAAAAGAATTACTGGAAATTTTGCATGCTTAATGTCAGAGTGGTACCAGATGCACTTCGAAATTATTTTGACGGGCTAATACCACCTACAAGTTTAGCTACAACAATCAACCAAAACTCATCGACAATTTCTTACCTTGTTACAAGAAAAGTTATCAATGCTGCACAACTTAATATACTACAAAGAATACCTGGAACCATATGGCCACTCAAGAGCACTCGCGTTCTCATTGGAACAACTG CTACATCTTCTGCAGATTTTGATGTTAGCTTGTTAGTATGTTTATTAAGGAACATTCCATTACCAGGAATATACCCACCCACATCGGGATGGGATAATCTACCTAATCCTCATGACATATCTCCGGGGGCTCATTTAGCAAGAATAAAGTACTATCGCAATGAGTTGGCACATGCAACTGAGAACAACTTAAACATCTTGGATTTTCAGGACCGGTGGGCAACAGTAACCGAG GCCATAAAATTCTGTAATGGTGGGCATAATCCTAATGGCATTACAGATATTTTGCACGGCGACTTGGATGGTTCGCAGAATGGTGTTATTGTTGCTTCCTTGTCAACACAGATAGAAGCAATCAGACGAGACCTCACTTTGGTGGAAGGTGAAAAAATCAAGATGGAAAACGAACTTAAAAGAACTGAATTTCAGCTAGAGAATATGTGTAGTGACTTTCACTTTTATAAGGATGGTCACATAGCAAAAAATATTTCAG ATAACATTCAGGATTTAACAAACAAATGGAAGAAAGACGATCAACCTTTTTTCGTCACAAGAGCTGCAAAACATGTGTTTGATAAGTTAGAAACTGTAAATATTGTCGTGATTATTGGACAGTCTGGCTCTGGGAAATCAGCAACTGCTCGAAACGTAGCTTTAAAATGGGAATCACAAGGTTATGATGTTGTACCAGTAGAATCTgttgaaaaaaattatagaatATAG